The genomic region CTGGAGTTCAACCGGCTCGGCTCGCTGCCGACGCTCACGGCGCTGCCGTTGTTCGCGTTCGCGGGGCTGGTGCTCGCCGAGAGCCGCGCACCGCGCCGTTTCCTGTTGCTGGCGCGTGCCCTCTTTGGGCGCCGCCCCGGCGGCATGGCGGTGGCCGCGGTGTCGGTCTCCGCCGCCTTTACCGCGTTCACCGGCGCCTCCGGCGTCACCATCATCGCGCTCGGCGGCCTGCTGTTGCCGGCCATGCTGGCGGCCGCGCGCGTGCAGGGCCGCCGCCACCCCGAACGCCACGCCATCGGCCTCATCGCCGCCGGCGGCGTGCCCGGACTGCTGC from Spirochaetaceae bacterium harbors:
- a CDS encoding TRAP transporter large permease subunit — protein: MPLFALIAGAALAGLALAGIDPAVAALEFNRLGSLPTLTALPLFAFAGLVLAESRAPRRFLLLARALFGRRPGGMAVAAVSVSAAFTAFTGASGVTIIALGGLLLPAMLAAARVQGRRHPERHAIGLIAAGGVPGLLLPPSLAVIVYAITAEVSVDRLFQATTVPALLLVASLTLYAAVSRRRPARAEPAPGRAAAGSAASDPTATA